One Natrinema longum genomic window, GCCCTTCTCGACCACGTCGAGGACATTCTCGAGCAGGAGGGCGTTACGTTCCGGGATATTCTCGTCGTCTCGTATACGCGAGCGGCAGCACAGGAGGTTCGGGAGCGTCTCGCAGACCGGCTCGACGAGAGCCCGCGTGCGCTGCAGGGAAACGTCTGTACGATGCACGCCAAGGCCTACGAGCTGCTCGATCTCTCTCGGAGCGACGTTATCGGCGAGTCGGACAAAGAGGAGTTCTGCGAGGAGTACGGTATCGAGTACGAGGACGAGTATTCGGGTGCCGGCCGCCGAACCGCTCGATCGACGACGATCGGCAACAAGGTCATCGCGACGAGCCAGTGGCTCCAGCGGACCAGCCGTGAGGTAACCGACTGGTACGACGTCCCCTTCCAGTGGGACGAAGAGGAAGTTCGTCTCCCACCCGAGATCGACCCCAACGCCCAGGAGGGCAACAAGTACACCCCGACCTGGCCCAGCGACGACGACCGAATCGACGTTCCCGAGACGATCCGGGCCTGGCGGTCCTACAAGGGCGAACACGGCAAGATCGGCTTCGCCGACATGCTCGAGCGGGTCAAACAGCGGTCCTTGCTGCCGAGCGTCGACTACCTGGTGATCGACGAGTTTCAGGATATCACCACGCTGCAGTACGACGTCTACGAGGAGTGGAAACCCCACATGGAGCAGGTCCTGATCGCCGGCGACGACGACCAGGTCGTCTACTCCTGGCAGGGTGCCGACCCCGCATTGCTCCTCGAGGAGGAGGTCGACGAGGACGTCATCCTTCCCAACTCCTATCGGCTGCCCTCGAACGTGCTCAACGCGGTCAACAAGGAGATCCGTCACATCGATCACCGCCAGGACAAGGACCTCAAGCCCCGTACCGAAGGCGGTGCCGTCGAGGCGCGCACGAACGGCTCGATGCTCGACGTCGTCCGGATGGTTCGGCGCACGCTCGTCGAGGGCGATGGCACGATCATGGTACTGTTCCGGGCCCGCTACCAGATGTTCCAGTTCATCGACGAGTTCATCACCGAGGGCGTCCCCTTCACCTCGCTGACCGACCAGCGGATGTGGACCGACCGACTCACCCAGTACGTCCGCGCCGTCGAGGCGATCGACGCGGGTGAGGACGTCACCGGCCTGCAGGCCCGTCGACTCGCCGACATGCTCCAGGAGTCGGCGTTTGGCACCAACGATCGCGACGCCCTCTTCGACGAGATCGACGAGCGCCAGGAGGAGGCCGGTATCGACGACTTGGAGCAACTCATGATCCCCAGCGAGGTCATCGTCGACCACGCGCCGTTCATGCCCGATCCCGCCTCGGCAGCCGACATGCTCCGGAAGGTCACAAACTTCCAGAAGAAGAGCGTCCGCTCGTACTTCGGGATCGGCGAGTACACGGGAATGGACACCGATCGCGTCCGCGTCGGCACGATCCACTCCGCGAAGGGCCGCGAGGCGGACCACGTGTTCGTCGGCACCGATCTCACCGAAAAGGTCGTCGAACAGATGGTCGCCACCGTCGACGATCCCGAGGCGATCCCCGGTTGCGAGGAGTTCACCAAGACCACCTCGCCCGTGCCCGTGCTGACGGACAACGAACGCCGCGTCTTCTACGTCGGCATGTCCCGCGCCCGCGAACGGCTCGTCTTGCTCGAGAACCTCGTCGACGGCGCACCGACGCTCCCAATCGACGTCCTATTGCAGAATCGGCTCACCGACTCGACGCTCGAGGAACTGATCGAGCAGGCCCAGGAACCCATCGAGACGGACGCGGACGAGCTCGAGGCGGAAGCCGAAGCGCCGTGACCGGTCGGACCGACCGCGACGCCACGGCTGGCGGCCGGGTCGGTGATCGCCCCGGCGTCGCCCGCCAGCGCCGCGACCACGCAGCCGACGTCTTCTCGAGGGTACTGGCGGACCGCGACGCCACGGCCGTCGTCCACGTCGGCACTGCTCGCGATCCGGGACTTCGATACGCCTGCCCGACGCCTCCGACCGACCGCACCGCGATCGCGTACGTCGGTGCCGACGACGAGTGGCTCGTCCGGTCGGCGGGCGACGACGCGAGCGGTCACCCCGCCCGGCGACTCGCGACGGCGCTCGCGGATCGCGGACTCGAGGGGACGGTACTGACGCCACCGCGAGTGCCCCACGACGCCGCACTCTATCTCGAGGGGGCGGGCGTCGAACTGGCGTCGACGGACGCCCTCGAGCGGGCGCGAGCGACGAAGACGGACGGCGAGCGGGCGGCGATCGCGGCCGCCCAGCGAGCGGCCGCCGCCGGGATCCGGCGAGCGGCGTCGCTACTGGCGGATACGACGGTCGTCGACGGGCTGCTCGCAGTTGGCGGTGGTCCGAGTACCGACGCCGAACCGGTGACGCCCACCCGGTTACGGACCGCCATCGACGAGGCGATCGTGCGCGCGGGTGCGTTTCCGGTCGGAAACACGGCCGTCAATCCCGACTCGAGGGGACGGTCCGATCCCGAGGAGGAACCGCTCCGACCGGGCGAGCCGATCGTTCTCGAGGCTGCGCCGCGCGGACCGACCGGCTACTACGGCGGGTTGGTTCGGACGCTCGTCGTCGACGGCGACGGCGGCCGCGAGCGGCGGGTCCACGTCGGCGTCACGCAGTCGTTTCGCTCCGCGCGATCGATGCTGACCGCCGGACCGGAATCGGTGACCGCCGTCGCAGCCGACCTCGAGGCGGAGGTGCGCTCGTTCGGGTTCGGCGAGGACGACGCGATCGAAACGCGGGTCTCCGGTGTCGGGCTCGAGCCCCGCGAACGACCGATCGACGGCGGTGACGACGTCGGGCCAGGGAGCGTGGTTCGACTCGACGTAGCCGGACAGGTCGGTGCGGAGAGTCGGGTCCGGATCGCCGACGTGCTCGCGGTCCACGGCGAGGGCGAGCGCCCCGACTGGCTCGCCGCGCCATCGCAATCGCTCGAGCCGACGGCGCTCCTCGAGTGACCGTCGCCGCGGGTTGAGGGGCGTGGAGTTTCGATCGTTGGACGATACTGTCAGCAAGACTGCCGGATACAGCGTCTCCAACTGCGTCGTTCGGGTAGTGAGTGCCACTTGAGAAGGCGATAGCGCTCGGCGAGCGATCGACCCGTCGCTACCGTTCGTCGTCGGGTTCGGTGTCGGGCTCTTTGGTGACCGTTCCGACGACTCGTTTGACCAGCAGTTCGGGAATATCGGTGGGCATCGTCAGCCAGTGTTGGACGGCCACGAGGCCGATCGCGAGTCCCAGAAGTGCCACGCCGACGGCCGTTTGGTCCCGGACGAGCAGGAGTTCGAGCCCGGCGATCGCGGCGGGAAGCGCGAGGACGAGCGTTCCCGCGAGTTTGATCGTGTCGATAATGCCGGTCATTGGCTCCAGATAGCGGGCCACCGGCTAAAAACACGGCGACGTGTGCGATCGCCGGGCCGTCCGATCGATACCCGACAGTCGGAGTCCACGGTTCCTCGAGCGCCCGTTCGGTCACAGCGACCCACGATCCGAGGCGCTTCGACCGGGACTCGCGACGCTAGCGGCTCGGATCGTGCACACGGCTTCGTCGCCGTCCCGTGCTCGGTCACCGAGACACGTCGGCGGAGAGTCGCCACTGCGTGTCGGAAATCGTGGAGAAGCGACGGAGCCACCGGACGGTTAGTCGTCGGCGGGAACCGCTCGCGTGTCCGCCCGCTCGGAAGCCATAGCGAGCACGTCGTCGAAGAAGTCGAGGGTGTCTTCGGGGCCGGGGTTCGCTTCGGGGTGGTACTGTCGGGTGAGCACGTCGTACTCGATGCCGTCGATCCCTTCGGGCGTGTCGTCGTTGACGTTGATCTGGGTGATCTCGAGGTGCTCGCCGGGGTCGGCGACGGTGTAGCCGTGGTTCTGGGTGGTCATGACGACCTGCCCCGACTCGAGGTCGAGGACCGGCTGGTTGACGCCGCGGTGACCGAAGGTCATCTTCTCGGTCGAGCCACCGAGCGCCTCGGCGACGATCTGCTGGCCGAGACAGATGCCGGCGACGGGCGTGTCTTCGACGAATTCCTCGACGAGCGTGATGGCACCTTCGAAGTTGACCGGGTCGCCGGGACCGTTCGAGATGAACAGGAGATCGGGGTCGACGGCCTCGACGTCGGCGACGTCGGCGTCGTAGGGGAACACGTGGACGGTCGCGTTACGCTCGAGCAGGGAGCTGATGATCGAGCCCTTCGCGCCGCAGTCGATCAGGGCGACCGTCTCGCCGTCGTTGTCCGGGCCGTGGACGACTGGCTCGTCGACGCTGACCTGGGCACCGATGTCGGTGTGATCGCTCATGGCCTTGCACTGCTCGAGTTCAGCCAGGGCGTCCTCCTCGGTGACGTCCTCGCCGACGGCGATGCCACACTTCATCGCACCGCCGTCGCGGATGTCGGTGACGATCTCGCGCGTGTCGAGGTGGTCGACGGCCGGGACCCCCTCGCTTGCGAGCCAGTCAACGACGTCTTCGGTGAGTTCCTTCGCGACGACGCCACGCGGGTGGACGCGGCCGTCCTCGAACCGCTCCTCGCGGACGCCGTAGTTACCGATCAGGGGATACGAGAAGGTCAGGATCTGTTCCTCGTAAGAGGGATCAGTCAGGCTCTCTTCGTAGCCCGTATACGCTGTTGTAAACACGATTTCGCCGCGAGCCGTTCCTGCCGCGCGACCACGCCCCTCGAGTACGTGACCGCCTTCCAGTGCGACGTAGGCTTCCGTCATTACGATCTACGTATCGGATGGACCATCATAAGTGTTGTCTTCGAAGCTCAGTTACGATTTTCGTAATCGGTAAATGCGAGTTCGACGTAGGTACGCATCTCCATGGACGACCTGGACCGACAGATCCTCGATATTCTCCGGCGAGACGCCCGCACGCCGTACACCGAGATCGCCGACGAGGTCGGCACGAGCGAGGGGACCGTCCGCAACCGCGTCGAGCGCATGATGGACGACGACGTGATCGAGCGCTTTACGATCTCGACCCGGACGGGCAACGTCCAGGCGATGATCGAACTCAGCGTCGCGGTCGACGTCGATACCAAGGCCGTCTCAGAGCGGATCGCCGAGTGGGACGAGGTCGACTTCGTCTGGATGGTCTCGGGCGAACAGGACGTCGTCCTCGTGGTCGACGCCGCGGACACGCGCGGGGTCAACGATCTGATCACCAAGGCCCGCGATCAGGAGGAGGTCGTGAGTACGAAAACGCGGTTGATTCTGGACGAGGAACTCGGCTGAATCCGCCGCTCGCTCCGACCCGAACCGAAACGACGGCGACTCGAGTCGCGACGGCGTTCCCAGTCGGTGAAAGTACCGTTCGCTTTTTTCACCGGTGGGTGACATTCCGTTCTAATGACCGCCGAGAAACGGTCCGGAAATCGAAACGAGTCGGTCGCCGGCGATCGGACGGCGGATTCGAATCGGGACCGATCGGTGGCTCCCGACGAGGCCGAAACGCTGTTTCGCGCCGTCGAGGAGGCAGTCTTTCTGATCGACGTCGAACGGACGGAGCGGGACCTCGCGTTCAGGTTCCGGCGCGTCAACCCGGCCTACGAAGCGGCCACCGGCCTGAGCGACGCGTCGGTCACCGGGAGAACCCTCCGGGAGGTGTTCGAGTTGGGCCCCGACGGCGACGGGCTCCGTCGCTACCGAGAGTGCGTCGAGAGCGGGGCCTCGGTCGACTTCAGCGCGACGCGTTCGTTTCCAGTCGGCCAACGAACCGTCGAGACGACGTTGCACCCGGCCGACTCGAGCGGTCCGGTTCGCCGGATCGTCGGCATCGTTCGTGAAATATCCGAACGGGCGACGGCGGAGCGTGAACTCGAGCGGAATCGGGACCTCTTGACGAAAGCGGAGGACCTCGCGGCCGTCGGCGGGTGGGAACTCGATCTCCGAACGAACGAACTCCGGTGGACCGACGGGACGAGAGCGATTTTCGAGGTCGACGACGGCTACGAGCCGACGCTTTCGGACGCGATCGAGTTCTATCGGCCCGACGATCGGCCCCGGATTCGGTCGTTCGTCGAGGCGTGTCGACGCCGCGAGGAGTCGTACGACGGCGTCCTCGAGATCGTCACGGCCGAGGGGAACGACCGCTGGGTCCGGACGGTCGGAGAGCCCGTCACGGAGGACGGAACCGTCGTCGCGTTACGCGGCGCGGTGCAAAACGTCACGGCTCGGAGGGAACGCGAGCGGGAGTTACAACTCTTCCGAAAAGCGGTCGAACAGGCCGGGCACGGGATCATCATCACGGACCGCAACGGGACTATCGAGTACGTCAACCCGGCCTACGAACGGGACACCGGATACAGCCGAACGGAGGTCGTCGGTCTGAACCCACGGATCGTCAAGTCGGGAAAGCACGACGAGGCGTTCTACGAGGACCTCTGGGACACGATCCGCTCGGGTGAGATCTGGGAAAGCGAACTCGTCAACCGGCGCAAGTCCGGCGAGTTGTACCACGTCGACCAGACGATCGCGCCGATCACCGACGACGACGGCGAGATCACGCACTTCGTCGCCATCGAGTCCGATATCACCGAGCAACGACTGCGCGGACAGCGACTCAGCGTGCTCAACCGGATCCTGCGACACAACATCCGGAACGGCATGAACGTCATCGAAGGGAACGCAACGCGTCTCCGGGAGGCCGACGACGACGAGCGAACCGTGGCCCTGACCGCGATCGAAACGCAGGCGGCGGACCTCCTCGAAATCAGCGAAAACGCCGCAGCCGTCCGCGACCTGTTCCAACGCGAACGCGACCCCGACGTCACGAGCGACGTCGGGACGATGCTCTCGGGGCTGGCGAGTGACTTCGAGGAGGAGTACCCCGATGCCGAGATCACGGTCTCCGAGCCCGAGACCGTGACCGTCCAGGCCGACGACCGACTCGAGACCGCGATCCGAGAGGCGGTACACAACGCCGTCATCCACAACGACCGTGGTACTCCGGAGGTGACGATCACCGTTCCCCACTCCGAGAGGGTCGGGACGGAAACGCTGGTCGACATCGTGATCGCCGATACCGGCCCCGGAATTCCGGCGGCGGAACAACCGATGGTCGACCACGAGGACGAGACCCAACTCGTCCACGGAACGGGTCTGGATCTGTGGTACATCTATTGGGTCGCGAAGAGCTTCGGCGGCGAGATGCAGATCGCCGACAACGAGCCACGGGGCAGCGTCGTCACGCTCCGGGTCCCGGCCGCCGAGAGCCACTGACGGCGGCCGGACGGCCAGCGACAGCAACCCGTCTCATACGGTTTGCTGTCCCGATGTCCCGGTGGGACCGCAGGGCGGTCCCGGTCCCGCCGGCACTGACGGACAGTAAACCGTCTCAGTCCTCGTCGGGTTCGCCCGGCGGCTGCCCGACACCGGGAGTCGGTTCCTCGAACGCGTCGATCACGTGTTTGCGGCTGTGGACCGCCCGGTAGCCCCGCCTGAGGAGCCGGTTACCTTTCGACCGGGAGACGCGTGCGCTCACTCGTCCGTCGCGGATCGCATCGACGACCGACTCGGGCGTGAGCCGGTCCGCTTCGACGACCGTGTACGCCCGCCCCACCTCGAAGGGATAGTGTGCGTCGCTCCCGCCGACCAGCGGGAGGTCCCGCTCGGCCGCCAGCGCCTCGACGAGGGGCTGCGAGCGGGGGTGTTTGCCGTTGACTTCGATCGCGTCGAAGGGAACGTCCTCGAGTTCCCGCACCGTGCTGTTCCGGAACGGGTGGGCGACGATGGCAGCACAGTCGCGGTCGTGGGCCAGCGCGACGGCCTCCGCGGGCGAGAGCGCGCCGGGTTTCGTCGCCCGGGGCGGATCGGGGCCGACGACGAGGACGTGGCCCCGATCCGTGGTGATCTCGATGCCCGGCAGCGTCGCCACGTCGGGCGCGGGATCGAACGGCGTGTAGTAGTCGTGGTTGGTGGTCGCGACCCCGTCGAGGCCGCGCCGGGCGGCCAGCTCGGTGAGGAGCCTGACGCCCAGCGGGTCGTACCGGTCGCCAAGCGAGCGCCGGCCGTGGAAGAATCGCGTGTGTGCGTGGAGATCGACCGTATACATACTGGGGCAAACGCCGGCCAGATCCTTTTGGATGCGGCCGGCATGGGCTCCAGTATGCCATCCCACGAGGCGAGCGATCGCGTTCTCGTCCTCAACCCCGTCAGCGGGAGCGGGGAGCACGTCGACGACGTCGTCGGCCTCGCGACCGACCACGGGTTCGAGATCATGACGACCGAGGAGAGCGGCGACGCCAAGCGCTTCGCCCGCGAGGCCGCTCCGAGCGCAGATCTCGTCGCCGCGGCCGGCGGCGACGGCACGCTCAACGCCGTCGTCAACGGAATCGCCGACGCGGCGGCCCTCGAGACGACCGCCGTCGCCGTCGTCCCCGCGGGGACGGGGAACAACTTCGCCGCGAACGTCGGAATCGAGGGACTCGAGCACGCCTTTACGGTCATCGAAGACGGCCGTCGGCGGGAGATCGACATCGGCACGGCGAACGGTCGGGTGTTCGTCAACTCCTGTGTCGGCGGGATCACCGCCGAGGCAAGCAGCGAGACGACCACCGAGAGCAAGGCGGAGCTGGGCGTGCTCGCGTACGTGAAAAACACCGTCGAGACGCTCGGGGAGTTCGACTCGCTCCCGCTGCGAGTGGAGACCGCGACGGGATCGAACGGCGAGCGGGCGCGGGCCTGGGAGGGCGAGGCGCTGTTCGTCCTCGTCGGGAACTGCCGGCGCTTTACCGGCGCGCGAACCGCACAGGCAAACGTCGAAGACGGCCGCCTCGAGGTGACGATCGTCGAGGACGCGGCGACGACCGATCTGCTCGGCGGCGCGGCCCTCGAGGGCCTGTTCGGCCAGGAAAGCACGCACATCGTCCGCCGCCGGACGCCGTCGCTGGTGATCGAGAGCCACGCCGACGCCATCGAGTACAGCCTCGACGGCGAGATCCTCGAGACCGAACGGCTCCATCTCGAGACGGAGCCGGCGACGCTCACCATCGCCGTCGGCGACGGCTATCGGCCGGATCCGGACGACGGGAATCGATGGCCCCTCGAGACGCGCGGATAGACGGGCTGTATCGATTCGAAACCCTCGGGACGAGCCGATACTGGTTTCAAGAGTCGTCGTGAGTGTACGACTATGAGCACGCCGGAGGAGGACCTCCAACACGAGAACGCCGGACAGGACGTGATCGCCGTCGACGCCGACGACGCCGCGCTCGAACCCGTCAACCGACTCGACGCCCATACCGGCGAGGGGATCCGCCATCGGGCCTTCACGTCGCTGGTCTTCGACGGCGAGGGGAACGTCCTCCTCGCCCAGCGAGCGCCGGACAAACGCCTCTGGGGAACGTACTGGGACGGCACCGTCGCCTCCCACCCCGTCGAGGGACAGAGCCAGGAGGAAGCGACCCGCCAGCGCCTCGAGGAGGAACTGGGGATCACCCCCGATCAGTACGACGATCTGGAGCTAACGGATCGCTTCGAGTACAAACGCTACTTCGAGAACGCGGGCGTCGAACACGAGGTCTGTGCCGTCTTGCAACTGACGCTGACGGACCGCAGCCTCGACCCCAACGAGGAGGAGGTCGCCGGGCTGATGTGGGTCCCCTACGAGCGACTGCACTCCAATCCGGAGTGGTACCGCCAGCTTCGACTCTGTCCGTGGTTCGAGATCGCGATGCGACGGGACGTCCGGTGAGAGTCGACGGCCCAACTGACCGACACCGCCCGGAGCCGGGAGCACACGCATCGAGGGGTCCGCCGCGAAACCACGACGGACCCGACCGCGACTGAGCACTCGAGCTACGAGAGCGACGCCGGTGCCCGAGCCCGATCGGCGCGTGGCCTCCGCTCGAGACCGAACGCCGTCGGAAAACAGTACACGAACGGGAGGTTTATAGGGGAGTGCTCACACATGCAGGATAGACTGCGATGGTCACTGGCACGCTCAGACGGCTTCTCCGGGGGAGTACGATCGCGTCGTCCGCGTCGGCGGACGGATCGACCGCCGCGGGGGCGACGGCGGAATCGGAGCCCACGCCTGGGACGGGGCGGGTCGCCGACGAGTCGCTCGATATCTGTCTCCTCAGTTACCGATCGAACCCGTATTCCGGAGGACAGGGCGTCTACGTGAAATATCTGAGTCGGGCGCTGACCGCCCGCGGCCACTCCGTCGACGTGATTTCGGGGAAACCCTACCCCGAACTCGACGACGACGTCGGGCTGGTGAAACTCCCCGGCGAGAACATCGTCGACGAACTCGACAGGCTCGGCCAGTTCGAGCCCGCCTATCTCGGCGACCCCCTCGCGCTCTACGAGTGGCTCAGCGCGCTCACCGGTGGCTTTCCGGATCCCTACGCATTCGGCCGCCGGGTCGTCGACTACTTCGAGGAGCAGGAGCCGTCGTACGACGTCGTCCACGACAACCAGTCGCTGTGTCACGGCCTCAACACGCTCCGCGAGCGGGGCCACCCGGTCGTGGCGACGGTCCACCATCCGATCACCGTCGACCGCGAGGCCGACCTCGCCGCGGCCGATAGCTGGGGGGAACGCCTGCTGATCCGTCGCTGGTATCGCTTCCTCCGGATGCAACGCGAGGTCGTCCAGGAACTCCCACACATCCTGACCGTCTCCGAATCGGCCAGACACCGCACCGTCGCCGACTTCGGGGCCGACCCCGAGTCGGTTCGTGTCGTCTATAACGGGATCGACACCGAACTGTTCGAACCCCGCGAGCGAACGCACGATCGCCCGCGCGTGATGACGACCGTCAGCGCCGACGTCCCGCTGAAAGGAACCCGACACCTGCTCGAGGCCTTCGCGACCGTTCGGGGAGACGTCGACGCCGAACTCGTCGTCGTCGGGGAGTTCGACGAGGGCGGCGACTGTGCCCGACTCGTCTCGAAACTCGGGATCGAGGAGGCGATCGAGACCCACAGCGAGATCAGCTACGAGCGGATGATCGAGCTCTACGGCACCGCCGACGTGGCGGTCGTCCCGTCGCTGTACGAGGGTTTCGGCCTCCCCGCCGGCGAGGCACTGGCCTGTGGCGTTCCGGTCGTCGCCACCACCGGCGGCGCGCTCCCCGAAGTGGTCGGCGACGCGGGGGTACTCGTCGAACCGGGCGAACCCGACGCGTTAGCCGAGGGGATTCGGGAACTGCTCACGGACGAGCAGCGCCGTCAGCGCCTCGGCGAGCAGGGTCGCGAACGCATCGTCGAGGAGTTCGACTGGGATCGGGCCGCCCGCGAGACGGTCCGAACGTACCGCAACGCGATCGAAACGCAGTCACAGGAGGGCTAACATGGAGACGATCGATTTCGACCGGATGACCCTGACGCCGAGTATGCGCGTCCTCGACGTCGGCTGTGGCGAGGGCCGTCACGTCCACGCCGCCGCCCTCGAGAACGTCGCCGAAGTCGTCGGGCTCGACCTCGAGCGAGCGAGCCTGCGCGCGGCTCAGGAAGACTACGAGGAGTACATCGCCGGCGAGACGGACGTGCCAGTGACCTTCCTGTCGGGGGACGCACTCAGGCTCCCCTTCGAGGACGGCGCGTTCGACGTCGTCTGCTGTACCGAGGTCCTAGAGCACATCCCCGACTACGAGGCCGCCATCGACGAACTCCGGCGGGTCTGTGCGCCCGGCGGCACGCTCGCGGTGAGCGTGCCTCGAGCCGGCCCCGAGCGGGTCTGTTGGGCGCTCTCCGACGAGTACCACCAGGTCGAGGGCGGGCACGTCCGGATTTTCGACCGCGAGGAGTTACAGGCGGCCATCGAACACCGCGGGTTCCGGCGGGTCGACGGCCACTTCGCCCACGCCCTGCACGCGCCCTACTGGTGGCTGAAGTGTCTCTGGTGGGACCGCGACGAGCGGGGCGACCCGCCGCTGCCCTTGCGGGCCTACGACCGCTTTTTGGAGTGGGACGTGCTGGAATCCCCCCGCCCGGTCCGGCTGCTCGAGCGGGCGCTCGATCCCGTCGTCGGGAAGAGCGTCGTCTACTACTTCCAGCTGGAGGGGGCGGCGTGAGCAACGTCGCCTCGGGACGGTCGCTCG contains:
- a CDS encoding glycosyltransferase family 4 protein; this translates as MVTGTLRRLLRGSTIASSASADGSTAAGATAESEPTPGTGRVADESLDICLLSYRSNPYSGGQGVYVKYLSRALTARGHSVDVISGKPYPELDDDVGLVKLPGENIVDELDRLGQFEPAYLGDPLALYEWLSALTGGFPDPYAFGRRVVDYFEEQEPSYDVVHDNQSLCHGLNTLRERGHPVVATVHHPITVDREADLAAADSWGERLLIRRWYRFLRMQREVVQELPHILTVSESARHRTVADFGADPESVRVVYNGIDTELFEPRERTHDRPRVMTTVSADVPLKGTRHLLEAFATVRGDVDAELVVVGEFDEGGDCARLVSKLGIEEAIETHSEISYERMIELYGTADVAVVPSLYEGFGLPAGEALACGVPVVATTGGALPEVVGDAGVLVEPGEPDALAEGIRELLTDEQRRQRLGEQGRERIVEEFDWDRAARETVRTYRNAIETQSQEG
- a CDS encoding class I SAM-dependent methyltransferase translates to METIDFDRMTLTPSMRVLDVGCGEGRHVHAAALENVAEVVGLDLERASLRAAQEDYEEYIAGETDVPVTFLSGDALRLPFEDGAFDVVCCTEVLEHIPDYEAAIDELRRVCAPGGTLAVSVPRAGPERVCWALSDEYHQVEGGHVRIFDREELQAAIEHRGFRRVDGHFAHALHAPYWWLKCLWWDRDERGDPPLPLRAYDRFLEWDVLESPRPVRLLERALDPVVGKSVVYYFQLEGAA